From Parasteatoda tepidariorum isolate YZ-2023 chromosome 1, CAS_Ptep_4.0, whole genome shotgun sequence, one genomic window encodes:
- the LOC107446097 gene encoding ankyrin repeat domain-containing protein 12 isoform X1 produces MPMSLKVAELKQSLSFRSLRLMEWKDSQNSSLRSFSDSETVISSSRPTTEEFTKSKSKSETNLISPTRNKTEDRSYDILKHSSYFDSFFSKSKKSDIASELKNINTDFRKATSHKSEALIHHDISNNEKLNLQSNVVSPSVLNEKNIVNITTENNSSTNHNTSTMELPNSSPYPVLEGEKNSGSKTELILGEPRCLTLKKNDADPFLTDDPLMFEPDFEDDNRSSNNKPALPKTVERKIDKFIGDMFVDEDEISSTRKKGLSIDREEGELTPEAPHKSSDLNKAKEPSFSETKATLEFFNKINECLRELNDKCREFYSSSTPDYSLAHLQRTMGNVDNIKRKLAFLIKSKNTEKGDKENKKEHRSHSNMRLQSERLAKSSSTVNDNKREHDKQEHSSSLKNDVEELYRQLKENREKRYSENISRHSHRREKRSRDKPSQADLLNRKKISILEKLGTKQEIERVQSLFKRQMNLITQHVIQKKEIDKRHVSNQNETQRRRRRRYHSHSQDELETEKPHDKASLKELKTLEDMEAFLDSLKKDKMLCEQYMNDQKSKGMLKFSSRKEKHVVQDTPVPSIKGSRDSKEAIKQYSNKEVCDTVIQKLNKNFREEDIRPRADEIKTNVTKNTTTAAVVDNLTRHKTDDHFKKAGTISDPNRDSRLKMDLIKSTDQKESESSMNETEKHKKTHHRLDINLKPVDINKEEIKKRERIEPHKSEKAHISAETKENSTRKREDLSDANLRKSENENEEKNSKKQKVTKYLAARRLSDENPTPTDCNTRDVKTIVSNAESLVKDLLSRKVVILDDNGLAMNNEFCIKVINNEVFLKKVSNKRKRKHSGRRALKPQKAKNMKRDSNDQPPHKEKDAKPKPDAKPNSDAKPKPDQERIEPKLDPEPEIDPETIDTTLNEMENFLQDLRSKRKVCDDETRHPIERTTQNKEMKFLARIQAKRKAKLMACVSEGIYSTEKEAKFLKALEKRDDVSESSDVETRKHALLEKIRAEKDAIAEKPKAKPNDDDPLKEVKAFLDMIKEAESVNDENAKHAYVSFSLKRSDVKKLEHLSTASMLTEESQKFLNSVRSKMKAKKAPTSGIGALMRKPEL; encoded by the coding sequence ccAATGTCTTTGAAAGTTGCTGAGCTGAAACAGAGTCTTAGTTTTAGAAGTCTAAGGCTGATGGAGTGGAAAGATTCCCAAAATTCTAGTTTGAGGTCTTTTTCTGATTCAGAAACAGTTATTAGTAGTAGTCGTCCGACGACAGAGGAATTCACAAAATCGAAAAGCAAATCCGAAACGAATCTCATTTCCCCGACAAGAAATAAAACAGAAGATCGAAGCtatgacattttaaaacattcctcctattttgattcatttttttcaaaatctaagaAATCAGACATCGCCAgtgaactgaaaaatataaatactgatTTTAGAAAAGCAACTTCACATAAAAGTGAAGCACTAATTCATCATGACATTTCcaacaatgaaaaattgaatcttCAAAGCAATGTAGTATCTCCGagtgttttaaatgaaaaaaacattgtcaACATAACTACAGAAAATAACTCAAGCACAAATCATAACACATCTACAATGGAACTACCGAATTCGAGTCCATATCCAGTTTTagaaggtgaaaaaaattcaggatcaaaAACTGAACTTATCCTTGGGGAACCAAGGTGTTTAACCCTAAAGAAGAATGATGCAGATCCGTTCCTAACAGATGATCCTTTAATGTTTGAACCAGACTTTGAGGACGACAACAGAAGTTCTAATAATAAGCCAGCACTTCCCAAAACAGTTGAACGTAAGATAGACAAGTTCATAGGTGATATGTTTGTAGATGAAGATGAAATAAGTTCAACTAGAAAGAAAGGATTGTCGATAGATAGAGAAGAAGGAGAACTCACACCCGAAGCACCTCACAAATCTTCAGACTTGAATAAGGCAAAAGAGCCAAGTTTTAGTGAGACGAAAGCTACCCTTGAGTTCTTCAACAAAATAAACGAATGCCTGAGGGAACTTAACGACAAATGCAGGGAGTTCTACTCGTCATCTACCCCAGATTATTCGCTGGCCCATTTACAACGGACAATGGGAAATGTGGacaacattaaaagaaaacttgcttttcttataaaatctaaaaatactgAGAAGGGAGATAAAGAAAACAAGAAGGAGCATAGAAGCCACTCCAATATGAGATTACAGTCCGAACGTCTTGCTAAATCCAGCTCTACAGTAAATGATAATAAACGAGAACACGATAAACAAGAACACAGTTCCAGTTTGAAAAATGATGTCGAAGAATTATATCGCCAATTGAAAGAAAACCGTGAGAAAAggtattctgaaaatatttcgaGGCACAGTCATCGACGTGAAAAGCGCAGTCGGGATAAACCTTCACAAGCTGATCTCCTTAACAGGaagaaaataagtatattaGAAAAACTGGGTACTAAACAGGAAATAGAAAGAGTGCAATCGCTGTTCAAAAgacaaatgaatttaattactcAGCATgttattcagaaaaaagaaatcgatAAAAGGCATGTATCGAATCAAAATGAAACTCAGAGAAGAAGGCGAAGACGATACCATTCTCATTCACAAGACGAGCTAGAAACAGAGAAACCCCATGATAAGGCCAGTTTGAAGGAACTGAAGACGTTAGAAGATATGGAAGCATTCTTGGATTCATTGAAGAAAGATAAAATGCTGTGCGAGCAGTATATGAACGATCAAAAATCGAAAGGTATGTTGAAGTTCTCGTCCAGGAAAGAAAAACATGTCGTGCAAGACACTCCTGTACCATCCATTAAAGGATCAAGAGATTCAAAAGAAGCTATTAAACAATATTCAAACAAAGAAGTCTGTGATACTGTTATTCAAaagctgaataaaaattttcgagaaGAAGACATAAGGCCGAGAGCTGacgaaattaaaacaaatgtgaCAAAAAATACCACCACTGCTGCTGTAGTAGATAACCTTACTCGTCATAAGACCGACGATCACTTCAAAAAAGCTGGCACAATAAGTGATCCGAATCGTGATTCCCGTTTAAAAATGGACTTGATTAAGAGTACTGATCAAAAAGAATCAGAAAGCTCGATGAATGAAACCGAAAAACACAAGAAAACACATCATCGTTTAGATATCAATCTAAAGCCTGTTGACATAAATAAGGAGGAAAtcaaaaagagagaaagaattGAGCCCCATAAGTCAGAAAAAGCACATATTTCTGccgaaacaaaagaaaattctacACGGAAAAGGGAAGATTTATCAGACgccaatttaagaaaatcagagaacgaaaacgaagaaaaaaacagcaaaaaacaAAAGGTCACCAAGTACCTCGCGGCACGGAGGTTATCGGATGAAAACCCAACTCCAACCGATTGCAACACACGAGATGTTAAAACTATCGTCAGTAACGCTGAATCGTTGGTTAAGGATTTACTATCCAGAAAAGTTGTTATTTTGGATGACAATGGGCTTGCAATGAATAACGAATTTTGTATAAAAGTCATAAACAAtgaagtttttttgaaaaaagtcagCAATAAGCGGAAACGAAAACATAGTGGAAGAAGAGCTTTAAAGCCACAAAAAgcgaaaaatatgaaaagagatAGTAATGATCAACCACCACACAAAGAAAAAGATGCTAAGCCTAAACCAGATGCTAAGCCTAATTCAGATGCTAAGCCTAAACCAGACCAGGAGAGAATCGAGCCTAAATTAGATCCGGAGCCTGAAATAGATCCAGAAACTATCGATACTACATTAAATGAAATGGAGAATTTTTTACAAGATCTTCGCTCAAAGAGGAAAGTTTGCGATGATGAAACCCGCCATCCAATCGAGCGCACCACTCAaaacaaagaaatgaaattcCTAGCCAGGATCCAAGCAAAGAGGAAGGCCAAGCTCATGGCATGCGTATCGGAGGGTATTTATTCAACAGAAAAAGAGGCCAAATTCTTGAAGGCCTTGGAAAAGCGAGATGATGTGTCAGAGTCTTCAGATGTTGAGACTCGCAAACATGCATTATTGGAAAAAATCAGAGCCGAAAAAGATGCCATAGCGGAGAAACCAAAAGCGAAACCAAATGATGACGATCCACTGAAAGAAGTGAAAGCATTTTTGGATATGATCAAGGAGGCCGAATCCGTTAACGATGAAAATGCCAAACATGCttatgtttctttctctttaaaacgctctgatgtaaaaaaattggagCATTTGTCCACCGCTTCTATGTTAACTGAAGAATcccagaaatttttaaatagcgttCGATCTAAAATGAAGGCTAAAAAGGCACCTACTTCAGGCATCGGAGCTTTAATGAGGAAACCTGAATTGTAA
- the LOC107446097 gene encoding ankyrin repeat domain-containing protein 12 isoform X2, producing the protein MSLKVAELKQSLSFRSLRLMEWKDSQNSSLRSFSDSETVISSSRPTTEEFTKSKSKSETNLISPTRNKTEDRSYDILKHSSYFDSFFSKSKKSDIASELKNINTDFRKATSHKSEALIHHDISNNEKLNLQSNVVSPSVLNEKNIVNITTENNSSTNHNTSTMELPNSSPYPVLEGEKNSGSKTELILGEPRCLTLKKNDADPFLTDDPLMFEPDFEDDNRSSNNKPALPKTVERKIDKFIGDMFVDEDEISSTRKKGLSIDREEGELTPEAPHKSSDLNKAKEPSFSETKATLEFFNKINECLRELNDKCREFYSSSTPDYSLAHLQRTMGNVDNIKRKLAFLIKSKNTEKGDKENKKEHRSHSNMRLQSERLAKSSSTVNDNKREHDKQEHSSSLKNDVEELYRQLKENREKRYSENISRHSHRREKRSRDKPSQADLLNRKKISILEKLGTKQEIERVQSLFKRQMNLITQHVIQKKEIDKRHVSNQNETQRRRRRRYHSHSQDELETEKPHDKASLKELKTLEDMEAFLDSLKKDKMLCEQYMNDQKSKGMLKFSSRKEKHVVQDTPVPSIKGSRDSKEAIKQYSNKEVCDTVIQKLNKNFREEDIRPRADEIKTNVTKNTTTAAVVDNLTRHKTDDHFKKAGTISDPNRDSRLKMDLIKSTDQKESESSMNETEKHKKTHHRLDINLKPVDINKEEIKKRERIEPHKSEKAHISAETKENSTRKREDLSDANLRKSENENEEKNSKKQKVTKYLAARRLSDENPTPTDCNTRDVKTIVSNAESLVKDLLSRKVVILDDNGLAMNNEFCIKVINNEVFLKKVSNKRKRKHSGRRALKPQKAKNMKRDSNDQPPHKEKDAKPKPDAKPNSDAKPKPDQERIEPKLDPEPEIDPETIDTTLNEMENFLQDLRSKRKVCDDETRHPIERTTQNKEMKFLARIQAKRKAKLMACVSEGIYSTEKEAKFLKALEKRDDVSESSDVETRKHALLEKIRAEKDAIAEKPKAKPNDDDPLKEVKAFLDMIKEAESVNDENAKHAYVSFSLKRSDVKKLEHLSTASMLTEESQKFLNSVRSKMKAKKAPTSGIGALMRKPEL; encoded by the coding sequence ATGTCTTTGAAAGTTGCTGAGCTGAAACAGAGTCTTAGTTTTAGAAGTCTAAGGCTGATGGAGTGGAAAGATTCCCAAAATTCTAGTTTGAGGTCTTTTTCTGATTCAGAAACAGTTATTAGTAGTAGTCGTCCGACGACAGAGGAATTCACAAAATCGAAAAGCAAATCCGAAACGAATCTCATTTCCCCGACAAGAAATAAAACAGAAGATCGAAGCtatgacattttaaaacattcctcctattttgattcatttttttcaaaatctaagaAATCAGACATCGCCAgtgaactgaaaaatataaatactgatTTTAGAAAAGCAACTTCACATAAAAGTGAAGCACTAATTCATCATGACATTTCcaacaatgaaaaattgaatcttCAAAGCAATGTAGTATCTCCGagtgttttaaatgaaaaaaacattgtcaACATAACTACAGAAAATAACTCAAGCACAAATCATAACACATCTACAATGGAACTACCGAATTCGAGTCCATATCCAGTTTTagaaggtgaaaaaaattcaggatcaaaAACTGAACTTATCCTTGGGGAACCAAGGTGTTTAACCCTAAAGAAGAATGATGCAGATCCGTTCCTAACAGATGATCCTTTAATGTTTGAACCAGACTTTGAGGACGACAACAGAAGTTCTAATAATAAGCCAGCACTTCCCAAAACAGTTGAACGTAAGATAGACAAGTTCATAGGTGATATGTTTGTAGATGAAGATGAAATAAGTTCAACTAGAAAGAAAGGATTGTCGATAGATAGAGAAGAAGGAGAACTCACACCCGAAGCACCTCACAAATCTTCAGACTTGAATAAGGCAAAAGAGCCAAGTTTTAGTGAGACGAAAGCTACCCTTGAGTTCTTCAACAAAATAAACGAATGCCTGAGGGAACTTAACGACAAATGCAGGGAGTTCTACTCGTCATCTACCCCAGATTATTCGCTGGCCCATTTACAACGGACAATGGGAAATGTGGacaacattaaaagaaaacttgcttttcttataaaatctaaaaatactgAGAAGGGAGATAAAGAAAACAAGAAGGAGCATAGAAGCCACTCCAATATGAGATTACAGTCCGAACGTCTTGCTAAATCCAGCTCTACAGTAAATGATAATAAACGAGAACACGATAAACAAGAACACAGTTCCAGTTTGAAAAATGATGTCGAAGAATTATATCGCCAATTGAAAGAAAACCGTGAGAAAAggtattctgaaaatatttcgaGGCACAGTCATCGACGTGAAAAGCGCAGTCGGGATAAACCTTCACAAGCTGATCTCCTTAACAGGaagaaaataagtatattaGAAAAACTGGGTACTAAACAGGAAATAGAAAGAGTGCAATCGCTGTTCAAAAgacaaatgaatttaattactcAGCATgttattcagaaaaaagaaatcgatAAAAGGCATGTATCGAATCAAAATGAAACTCAGAGAAGAAGGCGAAGACGATACCATTCTCATTCACAAGACGAGCTAGAAACAGAGAAACCCCATGATAAGGCCAGTTTGAAGGAACTGAAGACGTTAGAAGATATGGAAGCATTCTTGGATTCATTGAAGAAAGATAAAATGCTGTGCGAGCAGTATATGAACGATCAAAAATCGAAAGGTATGTTGAAGTTCTCGTCCAGGAAAGAAAAACATGTCGTGCAAGACACTCCTGTACCATCCATTAAAGGATCAAGAGATTCAAAAGAAGCTATTAAACAATATTCAAACAAAGAAGTCTGTGATACTGTTATTCAAaagctgaataaaaattttcgagaaGAAGACATAAGGCCGAGAGCTGacgaaattaaaacaaatgtgaCAAAAAATACCACCACTGCTGCTGTAGTAGATAACCTTACTCGTCATAAGACCGACGATCACTTCAAAAAAGCTGGCACAATAAGTGATCCGAATCGTGATTCCCGTTTAAAAATGGACTTGATTAAGAGTACTGATCAAAAAGAATCAGAAAGCTCGATGAATGAAACCGAAAAACACAAGAAAACACATCATCGTTTAGATATCAATCTAAAGCCTGTTGACATAAATAAGGAGGAAAtcaaaaagagagaaagaattGAGCCCCATAAGTCAGAAAAAGCACATATTTCTGccgaaacaaaagaaaattctacACGGAAAAGGGAAGATTTATCAGACgccaatttaagaaaatcagagaacgaaaacgaagaaaaaaacagcaaaaaacaAAAGGTCACCAAGTACCTCGCGGCACGGAGGTTATCGGATGAAAACCCAACTCCAACCGATTGCAACACACGAGATGTTAAAACTATCGTCAGTAACGCTGAATCGTTGGTTAAGGATTTACTATCCAGAAAAGTTGTTATTTTGGATGACAATGGGCTTGCAATGAATAACGAATTTTGTATAAAAGTCATAAACAAtgaagtttttttgaaaaaagtcagCAATAAGCGGAAACGAAAACATAGTGGAAGAAGAGCTTTAAAGCCACAAAAAgcgaaaaatatgaaaagagatAGTAATGATCAACCACCACACAAAGAAAAAGATGCTAAGCCTAAACCAGATGCTAAGCCTAATTCAGATGCTAAGCCTAAACCAGACCAGGAGAGAATCGAGCCTAAATTAGATCCGGAGCCTGAAATAGATCCAGAAACTATCGATACTACATTAAATGAAATGGAGAATTTTTTACAAGATCTTCGCTCAAAGAGGAAAGTTTGCGATGATGAAACCCGCCATCCAATCGAGCGCACCACTCAaaacaaagaaatgaaattcCTAGCCAGGATCCAAGCAAAGAGGAAGGCCAAGCTCATGGCATGCGTATCGGAGGGTATTTATTCAACAGAAAAAGAGGCCAAATTCTTGAAGGCCTTGGAAAAGCGAGATGATGTGTCAGAGTCTTCAGATGTTGAGACTCGCAAACATGCATTATTGGAAAAAATCAGAGCCGAAAAAGATGCCATAGCGGAGAAACCAAAAGCGAAACCAAATGATGACGATCCACTGAAAGAAGTGAAAGCATTTTTGGATATGATCAAGGAGGCCGAATCCGTTAACGATGAAAATGCCAAACATGCttatgtttctttctctttaaaacgctctgatgtaaaaaaattggagCATTTGTCCACCGCTTCTATGTTAACTGAAGAATcccagaaatttttaaatagcgttCGATCTAAAATGAAGGCTAAAAAGGCACCTACTTCAGGCATCGGAGCTTTAATGAGGAAACCTGAATTGTAA